A single region of the Neodiprion pinetum isolate iyNeoPine1 chromosome 5, iyNeoPine1.2, whole genome shotgun sequence genome encodes:
- the LOC124218548 gene encoding uncharacterized protein — MTVKSVLNATQKPKSKLSDTCNIGLRSMVEKLIYNTQVIIFSKTYCPYCETAKNIFDDLDQPYTVLELDKRADGEDIQEIMGTITGGTSVPRVFVNGVFIGGGDDVKRLYESGELEEMLGCE; from the coding sequence ATGACtgtaaaaagtgttttgaacGCAACACAAAAACCCAAAAGCAAACTGTCTGACACTTGCAACATAGGATTGAGGTCGATGGTGGAGAAGTTGATCTACAATACACAGGTGATAATCTTCTCCAAGACTTACTGCCCGTACTGTGAGACtgctaaaaatatttttgatgacCTCGACCAACCGTATACCGTTTTGGAATTGGACAAGCGAGCCGACGGTGAAGATATTCAGGAAATCATGGGGACCATAACCGGGGGAACATCTGTCCCGAGGGTTTTCGTCAATGGCGTGTTTATTGGCGGTGGCGATGATGTCAAGAGATTATACGAAAGTGGCGAACTTGAGGAAATGCTTGGCTGCGAATAA
- the LOC124218790 gene encoding uncharacterized protein: MHAGNNGCSYAGCDDYIEEDEFDNNDEYIALNYNDFHDHRNKSCLSPPLDESESENYDFDEQHCEGQGNYEQYFIPDSSGKSVAAGQHSCLKLKDNYCYLDRNAYDTRVMRNLASTEDYEHPRGSYSPRFIQAALERTKSSSFWGDGLSKKVIINITKADVLLW; this comes from the exons ATGCACGCAGGAAATAACGGCTGTTCGTATGCAGGTTGCGATGACTACATCGAAGAGGATGAATTTGACAACAATGACGAATATATTGCTTTGAATTATAATGATTTTCACGATCACAGAAATAAATCTTGTCTCTCACCGCCTCTAGACGAATCTGAATCTGAAAATTATGACTTCGATGAACAACACTGCGAAGG ACAAGGCAATTACGAACAATACTTCATTCCCGATTCCAGTGGGAAATCAGTCGCTGCTGGTCAACATTCGTGcttgaaattgaaagataATTATTGCTATCTGGATCGGAATG CATATGATACAAGAGTTATGAGGAATTTGGCATCGACGGAAGATTACGAACATCCTCGTGGAAGTTATTCCCCGAGGTTCATTCAGGCCGCTCTTGAAAGAACCAAGTCGTCGAGTTTTTGGGGCGATGGTTTGTCCAAAAAAGTCATCATAAATATTACCAAGGCAGACGTTCTTCTCTGGTAA